A window of the Lolium perenne isolate Kyuss_39 chromosome 7, Kyuss_2.0, whole genome shotgun sequence genome harbors these coding sequences:
- the LOC127315771 gene encoding auxin-responsive protein SAUR36, giving the protein MVSSKKLAQLSKKWQGVGNIGRRRVTILDKEIHPSCGTVAGKGHCVVYSFDGKRFEIPLACLRTTVFEELLRMSREEFGFTCDGGITLPCDAATMEYVMCLLRKEASEDVERALLSSIVITCHHPSRMMQPHGGLNQQLAVCSS; this is encoded by the coding sequence ATGGTCAGCTCCAAGAAGCTAGCTCAACTTTCCAAGAAGTGGCAGGGAGTTGGTAACATCGGGCGAAGAAGGGTAACAATACTGGACAAGGAGATCCATCCATCATGCGGCACAGTTGCAGGCAAGGGCCACTGTGTTGTGTACTCTTTCGATGGCAAGCGGTTCGAGATTCCCTTGGCGTGCCTCCGCACCACAGTCTTCGAGGAACTCCTCAGGATGTCTCGGGAAGAGTTTGGGTTTACATGTGACGGAGGGATCACACTGCCCTGTGATGCAGCAACGATGGAGTATGTGATGTGTTTGCTAAGGAAAGAAGCCTCAGAAGATGTTGAGAGGGCACTCCTCAGTTCTATAGTGATAACTTGCCACCACCCGAGCAGAATGATGCAACCACACGGCGGACTTAACCAGCAACTTGCCGTGTGCAGTTCCTAG